Proteins from a genomic interval of Caulobacter sp. NIBR1757:
- a CDS encoding ATP-binding cassette domain-containing protein, with the protein MARTIEKRLLGRARRILLPPLLADVAAVVGFAVALTQAVVYAPLGWGAVAPWAVLAALCLAARGLFGAWTQMQAARLARVEKRGLRERLLTTFLDSPRAGGAIGQRLAMLVDEVDTLDGYLVRYLPARLGVTVAPMILLVVAAIASPVSALIMLGTLIPFGLFMAIAGGAAAQRSRGQLEAVSRLSGLFADRLRHLPTLLAFEAEGPEARRVARAAADVSERTLGVLRIAFLSAAGLEFFAALSVALVAVYAGFSLLGLLPFKVPETLDLTRAFFVLALAPEIYAPVRRLGGAYHERQMAEAALERLESVALAAASGPRHRLSGAPEIRFSRVVCLPRLCEDVRIGPVDGLAAPGSLTVLSGPSGSGKSTLLSLLMGEATLEGGVVTIDGLPLGEGGLDPACVAWAGQTPLVVSGSVADNLALGHSAPDREVMTSAARDSGLGALLRSRSAGLDSPLDERGGGLSGGERRRLSLARAISRGARLWLLDEPTADLDPEAESQIIRQLRDAARSGVTVIVASHSPRLIAEADQVIGL; encoded by the coding sequence ATGGCGCGAACGATCGAAAAGCGGCTGCTGGGCAGGGCCCGGCGCATCCTGCTCCCTCCGCTTCTGGCGGATGTGGCGGCCGTCGTCGGCTTCGCGGTCGCCCTGACCCAGGCGGTCGTCTATGCCCCGCTCGGCTGGGGCGCCGTGGCGCCCTGGGCCGTCCTAGCCGCCCTCTGCCTGGCGGCTCGGGGGCTTTTCGGCGCCTGGACCCAGATGCAGGCCGCCAGGCTGGCGCGGGTCGAGAAGCGAGGCCTGCGCGAGCGGCTTCTGACAACCTTTCTGGACTCGCCGCGGGCCGGCGGCGCGATCGGGCAACGCCTGGCCATGCTGGTCGATGAGGTCGATACGCTGGACGGCTATCTGGTGCGTTACCTGCCGGCCCGCCTGGGCGTGACGGTCGCGCCGATGATCCTGCTCGTCGTGGCGGCCATCGCCAGCCCGGTCTCGGCCCTCATCATGCTGGGCACCCTGATCCCGTTCGGCCTGTTCATGGCGATCGCCGGCGGCGCGGCCGCCCAGCGCTCGCGCGGGCAACTGGAAGCCGTCTCGCGGCTGTCGGGCCTTTTCGCCGACCGCCTGCGCCATCTGCCGACCCTGCTGGCCTTCGAGGCGGAAGGCCCCGAGGCCCGGCGGGTCGCCCGGGCGGCCGCGGACGTCTCGGAGCGGACGCTGGGCGTTCTGCGCATCGCCTTTCTTTCGGCGGCCGGGCTGGAGTTCTTCGCCGCCCTCTCGGTGGCGCTTGTCGCCGTCTATGCGGGGTTCAGCCTGCTGGGGCTCCTGCCCTTCAAGGTTCCGGAGACCCTGGACCTGACCCGCGCCTTCTTCGTCCTCGCCCTCGCGCCCGAGATCTACGCCCCGGTCCGCCGGCTGGGCGGGGCCTATCACGAGCGGCAGATGGCCGAGGCGGCATTGGAGAGGCTGGAATCGGTCGCCCTGGCCGCCGCCTCCGGTCCGCGCCACCGGCTTTCCGGCGCGCCGGAGATCCGCTTCAGCCGGGTGGTCTGCCTGCCAAGGCTTTGCGAAGACGTCCGGATCGGGCCGGTCGACGGCCTGGCGGCGCCCGGAAGCCTGACGGTCCTGAGCGGCCCGTCCGGCAGCGGCAAGTCGACCCTGCTCAGCCTGCTCATGGGCGAGGCGACCCTCGAGGGCGGCGTCGTCACCATCGACGGCCTGCCGCTGGGCGAAGGGGGGCTGGATCCCGCCTGCGTCGCCTGGGCCGGGCAGACGCCGCTGGTCGTCTCCGGCAGCGTGGCCGACAATCTGGCGCTTGGTCATTCGGCGCCCGACCGTGAGGTGATGACCTCCGCCGCCAGGGACAGCGGCCTCGGCGCCCTGCTGCGCAGCAGGTCCGCCGGCCTGGACAGTCCTCTGGACGAGCGTGGCGGCGGCCTTTCGGGCGGGGAGCGCCGGCGGCTGTCGCTGGCCCGCGCCATCTCGCGCGGGGCGCGGCTCTGGCTTCTCGACGAGCCGACCGCCGATCTGGATCCGGAGGCCGAGAGCCAGATCATCCGCCAGCTGCGCGACGCCGCGCGCTCCGGCGTCACGGTGATCGTCGCCAGCCACTCCCCCCGCCTGATCGCCGAGGCCGACCAGGTGATCGGCCTGTGA
- the gspI gene encoding type II secretion system minor pseudopilin GspI, giving the protein MRDRAGFTLIELLVALTVFSLAAMALINLSGENTRAAGRIETKALAAVVAENRAVEALTSDRPPPLGVANGVEQAGMRTWRWSRKVAATGDPDILRIDIVVLDPATPRPASVLTVFRSVR; this is encoded by the coding sequence ATGCGCGATAGGGCCGGATTCACCCTCATCGAGCTCTTGGTGGCGCTGACGGTGTTCAGCCTGGCCGCCATGGCGCTGATCAACCTGTCGGGCGAGAACACCCGCGCCGCCGGCCGGATCGAGACCAAGGCCCTGGCCGCCGTGGTCGCCGAGAACCGCGCCGTCGAGGCGCTGACCAGCGATCGGCCGCCGCCCCTCGGCGTCGCCAACGGCGTCGAGCAGGCGGGAATGCGGACCTGGCGATGGAGCCGCAAGGTCGCCGCCACCGGCGACCCGGATATCCTGCGCATCGACATCGTGGTGCTCGACCCCGCGACCCCGCGCCCGGCCAGCGTGCTGACCGTGTTCCGGAGCGTGCGATGA
- the gspM gene encoding type II secretion system protein GspM, whose translation MIDRLRLAWQARSRREQIMLAAMGLALLIVFGWFAVLAPLNGAVKGSEVRLRKAGDRFAQLDAAARSGGLPVTSGQPLSAVVDASAAAAGLTIDRRREEADGRLTVWLNGADPGLLMTWLTGLARAQGVAVSDMTASRIDGGLLEVQVTLGRAAS comes from the coding sequence ATGATCGACCGCCTGCGCCTCGCCTGGCAGGCCCGGTCCCGCCGCGAGCAGATCATGCTGGCGGCAATGGGCCTGGCGCTGCTGATCGTCTTCGGCTGGTTCGCCGTGCTGGCGCCCCTGAACGGCGCGGTGAAGGGCTCGGAGGTTCGCCTGCGCAAGGCCGGCGACCGTTTCGCCCAGCTTGACGCCGCCGCCCGAAGCGGTGGCCTTCCCGTGACATCGGGCCAACCGTTGTCGGCGGTGGTCGACGCCTCGGCCGCCGCCGCCGGACTGACCATCGACCGCCGGCGCGAGGAGGCCGATGGCCGCCTGACCGTCTGGCTGAACGGCGCCGATCCGGGGCTGCTTATGACCTGGCTGACCGGCCTGGCCCGCGCCCAGGGCGTCGCGGTCAGCGACATGACGGCCTCCCGCATCGACGGGGGCCTGCTGGAGGTCCAGGTCACCCTGGGGCGGGCCGCGTCATGA
- a CDS encoding GspH/FimT family pseudopilin, with protein sequence MARPGFTLVELMVVLAVLGLMATVVVVAIPDGAMTLAAEGDRFAARLKRAQEEAVLVNRPVEVALSDDGYAFRVRKAGGWRPLDEGPFEPETWLPGTAVMADKDVRRVTFDPTGVANPAGFTLRRNGKAVEVLVDAAGNVRVDAR encoded by the coding sequence TTGGCCCGGCCCGGCTTCACCCTCGTCGAGCTGATGGTGGTGCTGGCGGTGCTGGGGCTGATGGCGACGGTGGTGGTCGTGGCCATTCCCGATGGCGCGATGACGCTCGCCGCCGAGGGCGACCGCTTCGCCGCCCGGCTGAAGCGGGCGCAGGAGGAGGCCGTGCTGGTGAACCGGCCGGTGGAGGTGGCGTTGAGCGACGACGGCTACGCGTTCCGGGTCCGTAAGGCGGGCGGCTGGCGGCCGCTCGACGAGGGTCCCTTCGAGCCCGAAACCTGGCTGCCCGGCACCGCCGTCATGGCCGACAAGGACGTCCGCCGGGTGACCTTCGATCCGACCGGCGTCGCCAATCCGGCCGGCTTCACCCTCCGCCGCAACGGCAAGGCCGTCGAGGTGCTGGTCGATGCGGCCGGCAATGTGAGGGTCGATGCGCGATAG
- the gspL gene encoding type II secretion system protein GspL, producing MNRLIILFADPDRPPEVLESQDGEVLRYEVLRQGEAEAWAPARTILVVPGADVAARWLDLPAASDAQARSAAGFMLEEALAAAPERQHIAVGPRGDGPRLTAVVDAPRLQGWLDRAAALGVTPDVVTPDHLILPPADDRLVGVRFGQLLSVRGHDLALSGEPELLAAVLGERTPTPANPLESAALLARGAEAPAINLLQGAFAPGGERTESGGWKRAIVLAALLLISPLLIAGAQIARNTGAALGLEDRADRRAVAMVPSLRGTSDPAGQALARLEARHAADRFLDLTAATFQVVQASGPVRMETLVYGEDGALRISVAYANYSDLDTLKAAAAQAGLDLVEDSTVTEGGRISTDLIVRSPR from the coding sequence ATGAACCGCCTGATCATCCTGTTCGCCGATCCCGACCGTCCGCCGGAAGTCCTGGAGTCCCAGGATGGCGAGGTGCTGCGTTATGAGGTCCTCCGCCAGGGCGAGGCCGAGGCCTGGGCGCCGGCCCGCACCATCCTGGTCGTTCCCGGCGCCGATGTCGCCGCCCGCTGGCTGGACCTGCCCGCCGCCAGCGACGCCCAGGCGCGCTCGGCCGCCGGGTTCATGCTGGAAGAGGCCCTGGCCGCCGCGCCGGAACGTCAGCACATCGCCGTCGGGCCCCGTGGGGACGGACCCCGGCTGACCGCCGTGGTCGACGCCCCGCGCCTGCAGGGCTGGCTGGACCGGGCCGCCGCGCTGGGGGTGACGCCGGACGTGGTCACCCCCGACCATCTGATCCTGCCCCCGGCGGACGACAGGCTGGTCGGCGTCCGCTTCGGCCAGCTGTTGTCGGTGCGCGGTCATGACCTGGCCCTTTCCGGCGAGCCGGAGCTGCTGGCGGCCGTGCTGGGCGAGCGGACGCCGACGCCGGCCAACCCGCTGGAATCCGCCGCCCTGCTGGCCCGCGGCGCCGAAGCCCCGGCCATCAACCTGCTGCAGGGCGCCTTCGCGCCGGGCGGCGAACGGACCGAGAGCGGCGGCTGGAAGCGCGCCATCGTCCTCGCGGCGCTGTTGCTGATCTCGCCGCTGCTGATCGCCGGCGCCCAGATCGCCCGCAACACCGGCGCGGCGCTGGGGCTGGAAGACCGCGCCGATCGCCGGGCCGTGGCCATGGTCCCCTCCCTGCGCGGGACGAGCGACCCCGCCGGCCAGGCCCTGGCCCGGCTGGAGGCCCGCCACGCCGCCGACCGCTTCCTCGACCTGACGGCGGCGACCTTCCAGGTGGTCCAGGCCAGCGGCCCGGTGCGCATGGAAACCCTGGTCTACGGCGAGGACGGCGCCCTGCGGATCAGCGTCGCCTACGCCAACTACTCCGACCTCGACACCCTGAAGGCCGCCGCCGCCCAGGCCGGCCTCGACCTGGTCGAGGATTCCACCGTCACCGAAGGCGGCCGCATCAGCACCGACCTCATCGTCAGGAGCCCCCGATGA
- a CDS encoding cytochrome ubiquinol oxidase subunit I, with product MDASIVELSRLQFALTAMYHFLFVPLTLGLSFMLVIMEATYVMTNRPIWRTITRFWATLFGINFVLGVATGLTMEFEFGTNWSYYSHYVGDIFGAPLAIEGLMAFFLEATFIGLMFFGWERLSKVAHLGVTFMVALGSNLSALWILIANGWMQNPAGAVFNPETMRMEVENFQAVLFNPVAQAKFVHTVSAGYLTAAVFVFGVSAFLMLKNRWPGVAKRSMVVAASFGLASALSVVVLGDESGYALTDNQKMKLAALEAMWETEPAPAGLTLFGLPNLQDRKTHAEIKIPYVLGLISTRSVDRPVEGILPLVAQAEDRIENGMKAYDAVQTLRADPADLTARASFEQYKNDLGYGLLLKKYGPDPRTADRATIQKAAWDTVPNVPVLFWSFRSMAGIGFLFIGFFGLAFVLMTRRNFQARWFLRLAVLLIPLPWIAAELGWVLAELGRQPWAVEGVLPTFLGVSSLTAGQIWTTIIGFTLLYGTLAVVEVGLILRTIKRGPYAGHEGHPDDSAPVEDGAPRLAAAE from the coding sequence GTGGACGCCAGCATCGTGGAGCTATCGAGGCTCCAGTTCGCCTTGACGGCGATGTATCACTTCCTGTTCGTGCCCCTGACCCTGGGGCTGTCCTTCATGCTCGTCATCATGGAGGCGACCTATGTGATGACCAACCGCCCGATCTGGCGGACCATCACCCGCTTCTGGGCCACCCTGTTCGGCATCAACTTCGTGCTCGGCGTGGCCACCGGCCTGACCATGGAGTTCGAGTTCGGGACCAACTGGTCCTACTACTCGCACTATGTCGGCGACATCTTCGGGGCGCCGCTGGCCATCGAGGGCCTGATGGCCTTTTTCCTCGAGGCCACCTTCATCGGCCTGATGTTCTTTGGATGGGAGCGCCTGAGCAAGGTCGCCCACCTCGGCGTCACCTTCATGGTTGCGCTGGGCTCGAACCTGTCGGCCCTGTGGATTCTCATCGCCAACGGCTGGATGCAGAATCCGGCCGGGGCGGTGTTCAATCCCGAGACCATGCGGATGGAGGTCGAGAACTTCCAGGCGGTGCTGTTCAACCCCGTGGCCCAGGCCAAGTTCGTCCACACCGTCAGCGCCGGCTACCTGACCGCGGCGGTCTTCGTGTTCGGCGTCTCGGCCTTCCTGATGCTGAAGAACCGCTGGCCGGGCGTCGCCAAGCGCTCGATGGTCGTGGCGGCGTCGTTCGGCCTGGCCTCGGCCCTGTCGGTCGTCGTGCTGGGCGACGAGAGCGGCTACGCCCTGACGGACAACCAGAAAATGAAGCTCGCGGCGCTTGAGGCGATGTGGGAGACCGAGCCCGCGCCGGCCGGCCTGACCCTGTTCGGCCTGCCCAACCTGCAGGACCGCAAGACCCACGCCGAGATCAAGATTCCCTATGTCCTGGGGCTGATCTCCACCCGCAGCGTCGACCGGCCGGTCGAGGGCATCCTGCCCCTGGTCGCCCAGGCCGAGGATCGCATCGAAAACGGCATGAAGGCCTATGACGCGGTCCAGACGCTGCGGGCCGATCCCGCCGACCTGACCGCGCGGGCCAGCTTCGAGCAGTACAAGAACGACCTGGGCTACGGACTGCTGCTCAAGAAGTATGGGCCGGACCCGCGCACCGCCGACCGGGCGACCATCCAGAAGGCCGCCTGGGACACCGTTCCCAACGTGCCGGTGCTGTTCTGGTCGTTCCGGTCGATGGCCGGCATCGGTTTCCTGTTCATCGGCTTCTTCGGCCTGGCCTTCGTGCTGATGACCCGGCGCAACTTCCAGGCCCGCTGGTTCCTGCGCCTCGCCGTGCTGCTCATCCCGCTGCCCTGGATCGCCGCGGAGCTGGGCTGGGTGCTGGCCGAGCTGGGCCGCCAGCCCTGGGCCGTGGAAGGGGTGCTGCCCACCTTCCTGGGCGTCTCCAGCCTGACCGCCGGCCAGATCTGGACGACGATCATCGGCTTCACCCTGCTCTATGGAACCCTCGCCGTGGTCGAGGTCGGCCTGATCCTGCGCACTATCAAGCGCGGGCCCTACGCCGGCCACGAAGGTCACCCCGACGACTCCGCCCCTGTCGAAGACGGCGCGCCCCGGCTCGCCGCCGCCGAATAA
- the gspN gene encoding type II secretion system protein N has protein sequence MRTPRLLILFVAAFLLAMIAFAPLSLALGAAKGRLTADRVEGTLWAGRLTGARLAGLPLGTVKTRTQILPLLTGAVRLRAEARGGAFAGQGLLLAAGSRTGADEVSGLLALDRLGFAGPVSGALKLDKAAAVFQRGQCRQAAGKATAQLGGTGLLAQPVTLAGAPVCSAGRWVLPMAGEAQGLRIEARISLDGDGAWRSELILIPTDPAMGQALAAAGFTQDGDRWRRATEGRP, from the coding sequence ATGAGGACCCCGCGGCTGCTGATTCTGTTCGTCGCGGCGTTCCTGCTGGCCATGATCGCCTTCGCGCCGTTGTCGCTGGCGCTCGGCGCCGCCAAAGGCCGGCTCACGGCCGATAGGGTCGAGGGGACGCTGTGGGCGGGCCGCCTGACCGGGGCGCGACTGGCGGGCCTGCCGCTCGGAACCGTGAAGACCCGCACCCAGATCCTGCCTCTGCTGACCGGCGCGGTCCGGCTGCGGGCCGAAGCGCGAGGCGGCGCCTTCGCCGGCCAGGGGCTGCTGCTGGCGGCGGGCTCGCGCACCGGCGCCGATGAGGTTTCCGGCCTGCTGGCGCTGGACCGCCTGGGGTTCGCCGGGCCGGTGAGCGGCGCCCTGAAGCTGGACAAGGCGGCGGCGGTGTTCCAGCGCGGCCAGTGCCGCCAGGCGGCCGGCAAGGCCACGGCGCAGCTGGGCGGAACCGGGCTGCTTGCCCAGCCGGTCACCCTGGCCGGCGCGCCGGTGTGCAGCGCCGGGCGCTGGGTCCTGCCGATGGCCGGCGAGGCCCAGGGTCTGCGCATCGAGGCCCGGATCAGCCTGGACGGCGACGGCGCCTGGCGTTCGGAGCTTATCCTCATTCCCACAGACCCCGCGATGGGGCAGGCTCTGGCCGCCGCCGGCTTCACCCAGGACGGCGACCGCTGGCGCCGCGCCACCGAGGGACGCCCATGA
- the gspG gene encoding type II secretion system major pseudopilin GspG, which translates to MSHEPEDKRPRRAGFTLVEMMVVVVILGLLATVVIINVLPAQGRAMKEKARADIATLEQAVESYRLDTFAFPRGEAGLQALTTPPSGVAASRYREGGYIKRLPDDPWGHPYQYRYPGQHGPFDIYSYGADGQEGGEGDDADIGNWK; encoded by the coding sequence ATGTCGCACGAGCCCGAAGACAAACGCCCCCGCCGCGCCGGCTTCACCCTGGTGGAGATGATGGTGGTGGTCGTCATCCTCGGCCTGCTGGCCACGGTGGTGATCATCAACGTCCTGCCGGCCCAGGGCCGGGCCATGAAGGAGAAGGCCCGCGCCGACATCGCCACCCTGGAGCAGGCGGTGGAGAGCTATCGCCTCGACACCTTCGCCTTCCCGCGCGGCGAGGCGGGCCTGCAGGCCCTGACCACGCCCCCGAGCGGCGTCGCGGCCAGCCGCTATCGCGAGGGCGGCTACATCAAGCGGCTGCCGGACGATCCCTGGGGTCATCCCTATCAGTACCGCTACCCGGGCCAGCATGGTCCGTTCGACATCTACAGCTACGGCGCCGATGGTCAGGAGGGCGGCGAAGGCGATGACGCGGACATTGGCAACTGGAAATAG
- a CDS encoding ATP-binding cassette domain-containing protein has protein sequence MTVPKGGVDRLLRQERRRQGQALLIAAACAGAAAAAGVGLLGLSGWFLAGAALAGAAGPAATQAFNYLLPSAAIRLMAILRTAGRYGERLAGHTAGLRAGAALRAGLFARLTGAPPSHSLSLVSGDAISRLTEDVSQVEGGMIEDAGLWGAAAGAVACLGLIAIASPVAALAAALVLAAQVWSGRRLAARARGLARARLAASSALRGGMTRWLTMDQEVRALGVAEIARTDLRRLEDLRAEQEYAGWRQQAALTGLLAVSTAVCVGLVAVLSADAGPALMALAVLAAAAGAEAGGGMLRALDRAASAREAALRLDQAFPDPVVGPAPPPLRGQSLSLRIAGAEAALQRTDRLLLTGPSGSGKTTVLHRLVGLAPCREGEIWIDGVDLHALPAGCARALFSLAAQDAPLLSGTVRDNLTLGRRLPDDALWSALHTACLDTRVQSLPLGLDCWLGDGGVALSGGERRRLSVARALLRPSPWLLLDEPTEGLDADVEAEIVRRLDERLRLEERGLILVSHRPAPRALTRAQLQTAMPIERTFAEHPLLTEVQI, from the coding sequence GTGACCGTTCCGAAGGGAGGGGTCGACCGGCTCCTGCGACAGGAGCGCCGGCGTCAGGGACAGGCCCTGCTGATCGCCGCCGCCTGCGCCGGCGCCGCGGCGGCGGCCGGTGTCGGGCTGCTGGGCCTGTCGGGCTGGTTCCTGGCCGGCGCGGCCCTGGCCGGAGCGGCCGGCCCGGCGGCGACCCAGGCCTTCAACTACCTGCTGCCCAGCGCGGCAATCCGGCTGATGGCCATCCTTCGAACCGCCGGCCGGTATGGCGAACGCCTGGCCGGACACACCGCCGGCCTGCGCGCCGGCGCCGCCCTGAGGGCAGGTCTGTTCGCCCGGCTGACCGGCGCGCCGCCGAGCCACAGCCTGTCCCTGGTCAGCGGCGACGCCATAAGCCGCCTGACCGAGGACGTCAGCCAGGTCGAGGGCGGCATGATCGAGGACGCCGGCCTCTGGGGCGCGGCGGCCGGGGCGGTCGCCTGCCTGGGGCTGATCGCCATCGCCAGCCCGGTGGCGGCCCTGGCGGCGGCCCTGGTGCTGGCGGCGCAGGTGTGGTCAGGCCGTCGTCTTGCCGCCAGGGCGAGGGGTCTGGCCCGCGCCCGTCTGGCCGCCTCCTCGGCGCTGCGCGGCGGCATGACCCGCTGGCTGACGATGGATCAGGAGGTCAGGGCGCTGGGCGTCGCCGAGATCGCGCGAACCGACCTGCGCCGGCTCGAGGACCTGCGGGCCGAGCAGGAGTATGCCGGCTGGCGCCAACAGGCCGCCCTGACAGGGCTGCTCGCCGTGTCCACGGCGGTGTGCGTCGGCCTGGTCGCGGTTCTGAGCGCCGACGCGGGTCCGGCCCTGATGGCGCTGGCCGTGCTGGCGGCGGCGGCGGGCGCGGAAGCCGGCGGTGGCATGCTGCGGGCGCTCGATCGCGCGGCGTCGGCCCGGGAGGCCGCCCTGCGCCTCGACCAGGCCTTTCCCGACCCGGTGGTCGGCCCGGCGCCCCCGCCCCTGCGCGGCCAGTCCCTGAGCCTCCGCATCGCCGGCGCGGAGGCAGCCCTGCAACGGACGGACCGGCTGTTGCTCACCGGACCGTCCGGGTCGGGGAAGACAACCGTGCTGCACCGCCTTGTCGGGCTCGCGCCTTGCCGGGAGGGGGAGATCTGGATCGACGGAGTTGACCTGCACGCCCTGCCGGCCGGATGCGCGCGCGCCCTTTTCAGCCTGGCCGCCCAGGACGCGCCGCTGCTGTCCGGAACGGTCCGGGACAATCTGACCCTGGGCAGGCGGCTGCCGGACGATGCGCTGTGGAGCGCGCTGCACACGGCCTGTCTCGACACCCGGGTTCAGTCCCTTCCGCTCGGCCTGGACTGCTGGCTGGGCGACGGCGGGGTGGCGCTCTCGGGGGGTGAACGGCGTCGGTTGTCTGTGGCGAGAGCCCTTCTGCGCCCCTCGCCCTGGCTGCTTCTCGACGAGCCGACCGAAGGTCTCGATGCGGATGTGGAGGCCGAGATCGTCCGCCGCCTGGACGAACGCCTCAGGCTGGAAGAGCGGGGCCTCATCCTGGTCTCCCACCGCCCGGCGCCGAGGGCGCTGACACGGGCCCAGTTGCAGACGGCCATGCCGATCGAGCGGACCTTTGCGGAGCACCCCCTCCTGACTGAGGTTCAGATCTAG
- the gspJ gene encoding type II secretion system minor pseudopilin GspJ, whose protein sequence is MRRGGFTLIEMLVALLVFGLLAAAGAAVMGSTLTSQAVVKSRVERFADFQRLRATLRADLAQAAPRRTRDTGGTPAGVAFIGGDPWGGAGERLFVVVRRGWENPDQAPRPSLQYVEYRLSDGRLERRVRAALDGTPLGPAQVLIDGVETSQVAFLHRGVWQASWKGQSGVELPRAVRLDLTVEGLGPITQLFLTTGDSR, encoded by the coding sequence ATGAGGCGCGGTGGCTTCACCCTGATCGAGATGCTGGTGGCGTTGCTGGTCTTCGGCCTGCTGGCCGCCGCCGGGGCGGCGGTGATGGGCTCCACCCTGACCAGCCAGGCCGTGGTCAAGAGCCGGGTCGAGCGCTTCGCCGACTTCCAGCGCCTGCGCGCCACCCTGCGGGCCGACCTCGCCCAGGCCGCCCCGCGCCGCACGCGCGACACAGGCGGGACTCCGGCCGGCGTCGCCTTCATCGGCGGCGATCCCTGGGGCGGGGCCGGCGAGCGACTGTTCGTTGTCGTGCGCCGGGGCTGGGAAAACCCCGACCAGGCGCCGCGGCCCTCCCTGCAGTATGTCGAGTACCGCCTGTCCGATGGCCGCCTGGAGCGTCGGGTCCGCGCCGCCCTCGACGGGACGCCGCTGGGTCCCGCCCAGGTGCTGATCGACGGGGTCGAGACCAGCCAGGTGGCCTTCCTGCATCGCGGCGTCTGGCAGGCGTCGTGGAAGGGCCAGTCGGGGGTCGAGCTGCCGCGCGCGGTGCGCCTCGACCTGACGGTCGAGGGCCTGGGCCCGATCACCCAGCTGTTCCTGACCACGGGGGACAGCCGATGA
- the gspK gene encoding type II secretion system minor pseudopilin GspK, with product MICPPVKTVGKPHERGVALLTVLLMVAVMSAIAVGVLDDIRFGLRRTFNAATATQGQYFALGAEELARARISRLLERDAVRTSLEGGWNGRPIVFPIENGQILARVSDATGCFNLNSLVLAGGGEPFVRREQGVRQFTALLTALNQPQPEGLADGLAEWMDSNSVGAPGTEDDGYLKGANPYRTASAPLAEVSELRAVHGFTPAVYAAIRPYVCALPTTDLSPVNINTLGVERAVVLTALTEGGVSVTAARSVLAQRPAGGFADLAAFWSNPAFAQLPADAGVRSQVDLRSRFFALDAEVTFAGGDVTLSSLFEAPSPGGVRLVARRWTHDE from the coding sequence ATGATCTGTCCTCCGGTCAAGACTGTGGGCAAGCCGCATGAGCGGGGCGTCGCCCTGCTCACCGTCCTGTTGATGGTGGCGGTGATGTCGGCCATCGCCGTCGGCGTGCTGGACGATATCCGCTTCGGCCTGCGGCGCACCTTCAATGCCGCAACGGCGACGCAGGGGCAGTATTTCGCCCTGGGGGCCGAGGAACTGGCCCGGGCCCGGATCAGCCGGCTGCTGGAGCGGGACGCTGTCCGCACCTCGCTGGAGGGCGGCTGGAACGGCCGGCCCATCGTCTTCCCGATCGAGAACGGCCAGATCCTGGCCCGGGTCAGCGACGCCACCGGCTGCTTCAATCTCAATAGCCTGGTGCTGGCCGGCGGCGGCGAGCCCTTCGTGCGCCGCGAGCAGGGCGTGCGCCAGTTCACCGCCCTGCTGACGGCCCTGAACCAGCCCCAACCCGAGGGGCTGGCCGACGGCCTGGCCGAGTGGATGGACAGCAACAGCGTCGGCGCCCCGGGCACGGAGGACGACGGCTATCTGAAGGGGGCCAATCCCTATCGCACCGCCTCGGCGCCGCTGGCCGAGGTCAGCGAGCTGCGGGCCGTGCATGGCTTCACCCCGGCCGTCTATGCCGCCATCCGGCCCTATGTCTGCGCCTTGCCGACGACCGACCTGTCGCCAGTCAACATCAATACGCTGGGTGTGGAGCGCGCCGTGGTCCTGACCGCCCTGACCGAGGGCGGCGTTTCCGTCACCGCCGCGCGCTCGGTGCTGGCCCAGCGCCCGGCCGGCGGGTTCGCCGATCTCGCCGCCTTCTGGTCCAACCCCGCCTTCGCCCAGCTGCCAGCCGACGCCGGCGTGCGCAGCCAGGTCGATCTGCGCTCCCGCTTCTTCGCCCTCGACGCCGAGGTCACCTTCGCCGGCGGCGATGTCACCCTCAGTTCCCTGTTCGAAGCCCCTTCGCCCGGCGGCGTCCGCCTGGTCGCCCGCCGCTGGACCCACGACGAATGA